TccataatattttctttcttttatatatatatatatatatagaaattacTTGTCATGACTAAGTgtatataaatgtaaaaatcgATAACCGGTAAAGCAGGTTAGCAGTTTGAATGCTGTTAAATCCAACCTACAAAATTGGAGTAAATATGATATACTTGTGGGGGGACACCCAAAGGCCAAAGGGTACGTACGTAATAATTTGTTACATGCACGTACAACTGGTAGGTTGGTCACGTTAGGAGAGGTGTCAATTCTAGCTACTACCCATGATCTAGTTATAGGAGCAGTGTAGATTGGTCACGTTAGGAGAGGTGTCAATTCTAGCTACTACCCGTGATCTAGTTATAGGAGCAGTTAAACATGTCATAAATATGGATTGATGATAttctttattgtatttttaatattattttattagagtaATATGCTATTTCCtgataatttaaataaaatcaaaaattatattcagaaaaaaaaaaaaaaaaaaagaatcaccAAGAGAAATTCCATGTCTAGTAACAATTAATGTACACcacacatttatttatttatgatctTAACAATTATTTTGTTCCAATAATTGGAttacaaattaattagctaGCTGCCTAGCTGGCATGCATCTTTATCTTAAACAATCTTGGATCTTCAACGAGCATCTCTTTTGGTAATCCTAACCTTCAAACCATGCTTCATATGGAGTATAATGGAGATGCTTGGAGAAACGGGATGGCCTTCAACCACTTGAACACCATAATTCCAGATGATGCTGCTTGCAACTATTTTCATTTGAATGAAACTCATGTCTTTACCCAAACAAGTCCTTGGGCCAGCATTAAATGCTATGAACTTGTAAGATGGGACATGTACAATCCCTCCTTTCTCCGATATCCATCTCTCTGGCTTGAACTCTAAGCAATCTCCACCCCATATGCTTTCCATCCTTCCCATTGTGTATAGCGAGTACAATAACCTCGTACCTTGGCTAATATGGTGGCCGCTGGGAAGAACATCAGATTCAACTGCATACTTGTGCTCGAAAGGTACAGATGGGAAAAGCCGCAAGGACTCACATATGGCTCCGTGAAGATAAACTAGCTTGTTTAGTACCGCACCTGTTGTATCCCACTTGAGCTCGTTGTTAACCACCAAATGCTCTCTAATCTCTTCTATAATCTTAGCTTCCACTGATGGATGCGTTGCAACTAACCATAGTAACCAAGTAAGGCCTGCACTTACGGTATCCCTACCTGTAGCAACAGAACTAGAAATTTAACTCTAAACTGTACGTATTAAAGTtatttggaaaaacttcacgTACTTTATCTAAACTTAATTTTACTACTTTTGCAACTAatttaaaactctcaatttagtacaTCAAACATTAAAATTACCTGCCAGCATGAGATTAAATGCCGCATCCCTTATGAACTTGTTGGAATATTTTGTGAAACCATCGGTTTCTCCTCCTTCTAGCTGTATATAGGCTGTGAGTAAATCCACGTTTGCCAATTCCTCCGATTTCTGGGCTCTGTTTTGGCTCAGTTGTTCACGCTTGGATGAGATGCATTTGTACACAAATTGATCAAGAACTTTCCAGGCCTTGATGAGCTTCTTCTCTTCTCCGACCTGAAGCCATCGCTGCAACTTCCAAATGCTTTCCGGCACGATGTGTCGGAAAAAGACGCTCTCCTCTATTTGATCAAACGCCTTCTCATACGCAACTTTGGGGAATTCAATCGACAGGCAATTTGTGTCAAAACCCAGAACCATCAAGCAGATGTTATCGAATGTGAATCGCTGAAAAACGTCTTGCAAATCCACCTCGATCCCTTGCCTGGAGGCCCCGTCGAGAACAGGGATGAGCCCCTTTCCCACCTTTTCCTGCACAACTTGCTTCAAGAACAGCTCGAACTTGTTGTTTTTTATCAGGGATTGAATCAGCTTCCTCTGGTGCCTCCACGAGTCGGAATCGGAATTGAAAATCCCATCTCCCAGAGGTTCAAAAATCTGGCGGAACTCGGGGCCTTTGGTGTAGTTGGAAAAGTTTCTGCTCATGATGTGGTGGATGTTGACGGGATCGCCGGTGACAACAAAGTTCATGTTGGTGAACCAAGGGCCCTTGAACTCGAAAGTGGCTCCATAATGTTTTAGAATTTGGGTTATGAAATCGTGGACATTGGATGCATTTCGAAGAAGCCCCGGAAGCATTCCGACGAGAGGCCAGTTTATGATGGGTGAGTCTCTGTTCCATATCCAatgccaaagaaaaagaaagcacaAAAATGCTACAGCTATCTCTGCGTACTCAACTGTCGCCATTGGAGCTTACTGTTTGAAGCTTTGTGTTTTTGTGAGCTTCATGATTGCTCTTATCTTTACATCTTGATTTGGCTGTCTGGTGGGTCTCACTGCTGCGAGATAAGGTTAGACATTTCAAGAGATTCTTCTAAAAAAGgcaagcttttttcttttttcttttttctttatttttcattttcattttcattttctttactttgaaaaaattttaaggaaataaTAGTACTGGCCATAGAAATTTTTTGGAAAGAATCTTTGGACACCTAGCAGCCCTCCTCAGTACCTCTTCTTAGCCAACAATTTCAcgcaacataatttcatgaagcgttaaatattaaaaactcttAGGATTTGAacattttatcttttgtttcataggtttttatttttatcatagaaGGTATCCATCTCTCTGGCTTGAACTCTAAGCAATCTTCTCCCCATATGCTTTCCATCCTTCCCATTGCGTATGGACAGTACAACATTCTCGTGCTTGGATCAATACGGTGGGCCGGTGGCCGCTTGGGAGAATGTCAGAATCAATTGCGCACAAATGctcaagttaattaattaatatttggtttattcatcgctcacatatatatatatatatatatatatatatacatattgacGTCTTAGTAGCCCTTTGACACGGACGGCTGGGTAATTGCATGTCTTGTTACTCATGCTTGTTTTCCATGCCAAACGCCTTGAtgggaattaattaattattattatattattggaaaaggattctctccgtttcaaattttttctatttcctCAAGTTAGTGTATTTAAAAGAGCAAAATTgtccaaatattttttatgttaaaatttttggacaacattACCCTTCTAAatgcattaattaaaaaaaatagagaagatttaaaataaagatgATCATTTTTTCAAAGAGTATAACTTTTATAAAGGGCTGGTGTAAACTAGTTTTTTTGTGCCTACCAATAAGAATTGGCTACCTAAGATTATTGtaccaaatcaaataagaaccaaaacaccaaattattaggtttcttcaattttattttttatttttttattattttttttaaagagtgtGATGGCTCGCCGCCCCATATGGGTGGAGACCCCGGTTCGGCCACCCTATCTTggaaagggggtggccgaaccacccccatcaccaccacccatgTATCCTCCTCGCCCTAGCCTCTTTCTGGTTTTGTTCTTGCTCGCTTCAACTTCCTACGGCTTCCTCTTCCAGATCTGCTCTACAACCCACGAAGATGAAGAATTGGCTGTGGTTGTAGACCCAAACCTGAGGTTTGAGAACCCAAGAGCCGAAGCCACCCTAGTTCACTTGGCCGAAGTGAGAAATTTCTACCACAACAGTATCATCATCAACTGGGAGGGGTTATTTCCGTGGCTCCCCATCAATTCTGATGAATGTATGGTCAGGACTAAAGATGGAGATAAATCAGCCCATGCCAAGCATTTTTGAAACCCACAATCTCAAGTAGGCCGTCATCAACGTATGGAGAAGTGAGGTCCCTTTACAAATTTATCCAGAAATTGCAGTTCAAATGAGTTAGTGAGAGATATATCTGCAAATTTAACTGCAATTTTGGGACAGCCTCTGTCCCAAAATTGGGCAAGTTGAGGCTAGGGCGAGGAGGAGACATGGGTCATGGTGATGGGGTGGCCTCGCAGCCACCTCCGCCCATTTGGGTGgcttgccggccaccccaaatgggctGGGGGTGGCAGCGAGCCACCCTCAACCCTCCTCcacattcttaaaaaaaaaaaaaaaaaaattgaagaaaccTAATAATTTGGTGTTTTGGTTCTTATTTGATATAGTACAATAATCCTAGGTGGCCAATTCTTATTAGTGGGCACAAAAGAGGTAGTTTACATTagctccttatagaagttatacTCTTTCCGATATTTTTATGGTTTGGAAAATATGACACCATGGAATAAGATCGCGCATAGAATTTAGCAAGT
This window of the Corylus avellana chromosome ca5, CavTom2PMs-1.0 genome carries:
- the LOC132181255 gene encoding alkane hydroxylase MAH1-like → MATVEYAEIAVAFLCFLFLWHWIWNRDSPIINWPLVGMLPGLLRNASNVHDFITQILKHYGATFEFKGPWFTNMNFVVTGDPVNIHHIMSRNFSNYTKGPEFRQIFEPLGDGIFNSDSDSWRHQRKLIQSLIKNNKFELFLKQVVQEKVGKGLIPVLDGASRQGIEVDLQDVFQRFTFDNICLMVLGFDTNCLSIEFPKVAYEKAFDQIEESVFFRHIVPESIWKLQRWLQVGEEKKLIKAWKVLDQFVYKCISSKREQLSQNRAQKSEELANVDLLTAYIQLEGGETDGFTKYSNKFIRDAAFNLMLAGRDTVSAGLTWLLWLVATHPSVEAKIIEEIREHLVVNNELKWDTTGAVLNKLVYLHGAICESLRLFPSVPFEHKYAVESDVLPSGHHISQGTRLLYSLYTMGRMESIWGGDCLEFKPERWISEKGGIVHVPSYKFIAFNAGPRTCLGKDMSFIQMKIVASSIIWNYGVQVVEGHPVSPSISIILHMKHGLKVRITKRDAR